From Corvus cornix cornix isolate S_Up_H32 chromosome 15, ASM73873v5, whole genome shotgun sequence, one genomic window encodes:
- the LOC120410843 gene encoding immunoglobulin lambda-1 light chain-like isoform X34 → MAWVPLLLVVLAHSSGSLVQAAVTQPSSLSANVGETVKITCSGSSYSYGWYQQKVPGTAPVTVIYYNDKRPSGIPSRFSGSKSGSTATLTITGVQAEDEAVYFCGSYDSSSTAGVFGAGTTLTVLGQPKAAPTVHLFAPSSEEMTSLGKATLVCLMEDFYPRSVTVEWVADGSTITSGVETSQPQRQSNNQYMASSYLSLDASKWQSYNSVSCKVRHEAGNVEKTVKRSEC, encoded by the exons gtTCCCTGGTCCAGGCAGCGGTTACTCAGCCGTCCTCGCTGTCAGCCAACGTGGGAGAGACGGTCAAGATCACCTGCTCTGGTAGCAGCTACAGCTATGGCTGGTATCAGCAGAAggtccctggcactgcccctgTCACTGTGATCTACTACAATGACAAGAGACCCTCGGGCATCCCTTCGCGATTCTCCGGATCCAAGTCCGGCTCCACGGCCACGTTAACCATCACTGGGGTCCAGGCCGAGGACGAGGCTGTCTATTTCTGTGGTAGCTATGACAGCAGCAGTACTGC TGGTGTATTCGGGGCCGGGACGACGTTGACCGTCCTAG GCCAGCCCAAGGCCGCTCCCACCGTCCACCTCTTCGCGCCATCCTCTGAGGAGATGACGTCCCTGGGCAAAGCCACCCTGGTGTGTCTGATGGAGGACTTCTACCCGCGCTCCGTGACAGTGGAATGGGTGGCTGATGGCAGCACCATCACCAGTGGTGTGGAGACCAGTCAGCCCCAGCGGCAGAGCAACAACCAGTACATGGCCAGCAGCTACCTGTCGCTGGACGCCAGCAAGTGGCAGAGTTACAATTCTGTCTCGTGCAAGGTCAGGCACGAGGCTGGAAATGTGGAGAAGACCGTGAAAAGATCCGAGTGCTAA
- the LOC120410843 gene encoding immunoglobulin lambda-1 light chain-like isoform X35 produces the protein MAWAPPLLVVLAHSSGSLVQAAVTQPSSLSANVGETVKITCSGSSYSYGWYQQKVPGTAPVTVIYYNDKRPSGIPSRFSGSKSGSTATLTITGVQAEDEAVYFCGSYDSSSTAGVFGAGTTLTVLGQPKAAPTVHLFAPSSEEMTSLGKATLVCLMEDFYPRSVTVEWVADGSTITSGVETSQPQRQSNNQYMASSYLSLDASKWQSYNSVSCKVRHEAGNVEKTVKRSEC, from the exons gtTCCCTGGTCCAGGCAGCGGTTACTCAGCCGTCCTCGCTGTCAGCCAACGTGGGAGAGACGGTCAAGATCACCTGCTCTGGTAGCAGCTACAGCTATGGCTGGTATCAGCAGAAggtccctggcactgcccctgTCACTGTGATCTACTACAATGACAAGAGACCCTCGGGCATCCCTTCGCGATTCTCCGGATCCAAGTCCGGCTCCACGGCCACGTTAACCATCACTGGGGTCCAGGCCGAGGACGAGGCTGTCTATTTCTGTGGTAGCTATGACAGCAGCAGTACTGC TGGTGTATTCGGGGCCGGGACGACGTTGACCGTCCTAG GCCAGCCCAAGGCCGCTCCCACCGTCCACCTCTTCGCGCCATCCTCTGAGGAGATGACGTCCCTGGGCAAAGCCACCCTGGTGTGTCTGATGGAGGACTTCTACCCGCGCTCCGTGACAGTGGAATGGGTGGCTGATGGCAGCACCATCACCAGTGGTGTGGAGACCAGTCAGCCCCAGCGGCAGAGCAACAACCAGTACATGGCCAGCAGCTACCTGTCGCTGGACGCCAGCAAGTGGCAGAGTTACAATTCTGTCTCGTGCAAGGTCAGGCACGAGGCTGGAAATGTGGAGAAGACCGTGAAAAGATCCGAGTGCTAA
- the LOC120410843 gene encoding immunoglobulin lambda-1 light chain-like isoform X44 — protein MAWVPLLLVVLAHSTGSLVQAAVTQPSSLSANVGETVKITCSGSSYSYGWYQQKVPGTAPVTVIYYNDKRPSGIPSRFSGSKSGSTATLTITGVQAEDEAVYFCGSYDSSSSVFGAGTTLTVLGQPKAAPTVHLFAPSSEEMTSLGKATLVCLMEDFYPRSVTVEWVADGSTITSGVETSQPQRQSNNQYMASSYLSLDASKWQSYNSVSCKVRHEAGNVEKTVKRSEC, from the exons ATGGCCTGGGTCCCTCTTCTCCTCGTGGTGCTCGCCCACAGCACAG gtTCCCTGGTCCAGGCAGCGGTTACTCAGCCGTCCTCGCTGTCAGCCAACGTGGGAGAGACGGTCAAGATCACCTGCTCTGGTAGCAGCTACAGCTATGGCTGGTATCAGCAGAAggtccctggcactgcccctgTCACTGTGATCTACTACAATGACAAGAGACCCTCGGGCATCCCTTCGCGATTCTCCGGATCCAAGTCCGGCTCCACGGCCACGTTAACCATCACTGGGGTCCAGGCCGAGGACGAGGCTGTCTATTTCTGTGGTAGCTATGACAGCAGCAGTA GTGTATTCGGGGCCGGGACGACGTTGACCGTCCTAG GCCAGCCCAAGGCCGCTCCCACCGTCCACCTCTTCGCGCCATCCTCTGAGGAGATGACGTCCCTGGGCAAAGCCACCCTGGTGTGTCTGATGGAGGACTTCTACCCGCGCTCCGTGACAGTGGAATGGGTGGCTGATGGCAGCACCATCACCAGTGGTGTGGAGACCAGTCAGCCCCAGCGGCAGAGCAACAACCAGTACATGGCCAGCAGCTACCTGTCGCTGGACGCCAGCAAGTGGCAGAGTTACAATTCTGTCTCGTGCAAGGTCAGGCACGAGGCTGGAAATGTGGAGAAGACCGTGAAAAGATCCGAGTGCTAA
- the LOC120410843 gene encoding immunoglobulin lambda-1 light chain-like isoform X36 encodes MAWVPLLLVVLAHSTGSLVQAAVTQPSSLSANVGETVKITCSGSSYSYGWYQQKVPGTAPVTVIYYNDKRPSGIPSRFSGSKSGSTATLTITGVQAEDEAVYFCGSYDSSSSGVFGAGTTLTVLGQPKAAPTVHLFAPSSEEMTSLGKATLVCLMEDFYPRSVTVEWVADGSTITSGVETSQPQRQSNNQYMASSYLSLDASKWQSYNSVSCKVRHEAGNVEKTVKRSEC; translated from the exons ATGGCCTGGGTCCCTCTTCTCCTCGTGGTGCTCGCCCACAGCACAG gtTCCCTGGTCCAGGCAGCGGTTACTCAGCCGTCCTCGCTGTCAGCCAACGTGGGAGAGACGGTCAAGATCACCTGCTCTGGTAGCAGCTACAGCTATGGCTGGTATCAGCAGAAggtccctggcactgcccctgTCACTGTGATCTACTACAATGACAAGAGACCCTCGGGCATCCCTTCGCGATTCTCCGGATCCAAGTCCGGCTCCACGGCCACGTTAACCATCACTGGGGTCCAGGCCGAGGACGAGGCTGTCTATTTCTGTGGTAGCTATGACAGCAGCAGTA GTGGTGTATTCGGGGCCGGGACGACGTTGACCGTCCTAG GCCAGCCCAAGGCCGCTCCCACCGTCCACCTCTTCGCGCCATCCTCTGAGGAGATGACGTCCCTGGGCAAAGCCACCCTGGTGTGTCTGATGGAGGACTTCTACCCGCGCTCCGTGACAGTGGAATGGGTGGCTGATGGCAGCACCATCACCAGTGGTGTGGAGACCAGTCAGCCCCAGCGGCAGAGCAACAACCAGTACATGGCCAGCAGCTACCTGTCGCTGGACGCCAGCAAGTGGCAGAGTTACAATTCTGTCTCGTGCAAGGTCAGGCACGAGGCTGGAAATGTGGAGAAGACCGTGAAAAGATCCGAGTGCTAA
- the LOC120410843 gene encoding immunoglobulin lambda-1 light chain-like isoform X47 gives MAWVPLLLVVLAHSTGSLVQAAVTQPSSLSANVGETVKITCSGSSYSYGWYQQKVPGTAPVTVIYYNDKRPSGIPSRFSGSKSGSTATLTITGVQAEDEAVYFCGSYDSSSVFGAGTTLTVLGQPKAAPTVHLFAPSSEEMTSLGKATLVCLMEDFYPRSVTVEWVADGSTITSGVETSQPQRQSNNQYMASSYLSLDASKWQSYNSVSCKVRHEAGNVEKTVKRSEC, from the exons ATGGCCTGGGTCCCTCTTCTCCTCGTGGTGCTCGCCCACAGCACAG gtTCCCTGGTCCAGGCAGCGGTTACTCAGCCGTCCTCGCTGTCAGCCAACGTGGGAGAGACGGTCAAGATCACCTGCTCTGGTAGCAGCTACAGCTATGGCTGGTATCAGCAGAAggtccctggcactgcccctgTCACTGTGATCTACTACAATGACAAGAGACCCTCGGGCATCCCTTCGCGATTCTCCGGATCCAAGTCCGGCTCCACGGCCACGTTAACCATCACTGGGGTCCAGGCCGAGGACGAGGCTGTCTATTTCTGTGGTAGCTATGACAGCAGCA GTGTATTCGGGGCCGGGACGACGTTGACCGTCCTAG GCCAGCCCAAGGCCGCTCCCACCGTCCACCTCTTCGCGCCATCCTCTGAGGAGATGACGTCCCTGGGCAAAGCCACCCTGGTGTGTCTGATGGAGGACTTCTACCCGCGCTCCGTGACAGTGGAATGGGTGGCTGATGGCAGCACCATCACCAGTGGTGTGGAGACCAGTCAGCCCCAGCGGCAGAGCAACAACCAGTACATGGCCAGCAGCTACCTGTCGCTGGACGCCAGCAAGTGGCAGAGTTACAATTCTGTCTCGTGCAAGGTCAGGCACGAGGCTGGAAATGTGGAGAAGACCGTGAAAAGATCCGAGTGCTAA
- the LOC120410843 gene encoding immunoglobulin lambda-1 light chain-like isoform X43, translated as MAWVPLLLVVLAHSTGSLVQAAVTQPSSLSANVGETVKITCSGSSYSYGWYQQKVPGTAPVTVIYYNDKRPSGIPSRFSGSKSGSTATLTITGVQAEDEAVYFCGSYDSSSGVFGAGTTLTVLGQPKAAPTVHLFAPSSEEMTSLGKATLVCLMEDFYPRSVTVEWVADGSTITSGVETSQPQRQSNNQYMASSYLSLDASKWQSYNSVSCKVRHEAGNVEKTVKRSEC; from the exons ATGGCCTGGGTCCCTCTTCTCCTCGTGGTGCTCGCCCACAGCACAG gtTCCCTGGTCCAGGCAGCGGTTACTCAGCCGTCCTCGCTGTCAGCCAACGTGGGAGAGACGGTCAAGATCACCTGCTCTGGTAGCAGCTACAGCTATGGCTGGTATCAGCAGAAggtccctggcactgcccctgTCACTGTGATCTACTACAATGACAAGAGACCCTCGGGCATCCCTTCGCGATTCTCCGGATCCAAGTCCGGCTCCACGGCCACGTTAACCATCACTGGGGTCCAGGCCGAGGACGAGGCTGTCTATTTCTGTGGTAGCTATGACAGCAGCA GTGGTGTATTCGGGGCCGGGACGACGTTGACCGTCCTAG GCCAGCCCAAGGCCGCTCCCACCGTCCACCTCTTCGCGCCATCCTCTGAGGAGATGACGTCCCTGGGCAAAGCCACCCTGGTGTGTCTGATGGAGGACTTCTACCCGCGCTCCGTGACAGTGGAATGGGTGGCTGATGGCAGCACCATCACCAGTGGTGTGGAGACCAGTCAGCCCCAGCGGCAGAGCAACAACCAGTACATGGCCAGCAGCTACCTGTCGCTGGACGCCAGCAAGTGGCAGAGTTACAATTCTGTCTCGTGCAAGGTCAGGCACGAGGCTGGAAATGTGGAGAAGACCGTGAAAAGATCCGAGTGCTAA
- the LOC120410843 gene encoding immunoglobulin lambda-1 light chain-like isoform X22, with translation MAWVPLLLVVLAHSTGSLVQAAVTQPSSLSANVGETVKITCSGSSYSYGWYQQKVPGTAPVTVIYYNDKRPSGIPSRFSGSKSGSTATLTITGVQAEDEAVYFCGSYDSSSTGGVFGAGTTLTVLGQPKAAPTVHLFAPSSEEMTSLGKATLVCLMEDFYPRSVTVEWVADGSTITSGVETSQPQRQSNNQYMASSYLSLDASKWQSYNSVSCKVRHEAGNVEKTVKRSEC, from the exons ATGGCCTGGGTCCCTCTTCTCCTCGTGGTGCTCGCCCACAGCACAG gtTCCCTGGTCCAGGCAGCGGTTACTCAGCCGTCCTCGCTGTCAGCCAACGTGGGAGAGACGGTCAAGATCACCTGCTCTGGTAGCAGCTACAGCTATGGCTGGTATCAGCAGAAggtccctggcactgcccctgTCACTGTGATCTACTACAATGACAAGAGACCCTCGGGCATCCCTTCGCGATTCTCCGGATCCAAGTCCGGCTCCACGGCCACGTTAACCATCACTGGGGTCCAGGCCGAGGACGAGGCTGTCTATTTCTGTGGTAGCTATGACAGCAGCAGTACTG GTGGTGTATTCGGGGCCGGGACGACGTTGACCGTCCTAG GCCAGCCCAAGGCCGCTCCCACCGTCCACCTCTTCGCGCCATCCTCTGAGGAGATGACGTCCCTGGGCAAAGCCACCCTGGTGTGTCTGATGGAGGACTTCTACCCGCGCTCCGTGACAGTGGAATGGGTGGCTGATGGCAGCACCATCACCAGTGGTGTGGAGACCAGTCAGCCCCAGCGGCAGAGCAACAACCAGTACATGGCCAGCAGCTACCTGTCGCTGGACGCCAGCAAGTGGCAGAGTTACAATTCTGTCTCGTGCAAGGTCAGGCACGAGGCTGGAAATGTGGAGAAGACCGTGAAAAGATCCGAGTGCTAA